A genomic window from Vitis riparia cultivar Riparia Gloire de Montpellier isolate 1030 chromosome 16, EGFV_Vit.rip_1.0, whole genome shotgun sequence includes:
- the LOC117933591 gene encoding pentatricopeptide repeat-containing protein At5g27270 isoform X1, whose protein sequence is MALAIEPLKTSFICTTPPLPLKPSKNLKSCQIPKKPRNLIIHCSVHPDPWSLSTGNRPKPISKNPKNPLSDDNARRIIKGKARYLSVLRRNQGPQAQTPKWIKRTPEQMVQYLQDDRNGHLYGKHVVAAIRIVRSLAARPDGSYNMREVMGSFVAKLSFREMCVVLKEQRGWRQARDFFGWMKLQLSYQPSVIVYTILLRVYGQVGKIKLAEQAFLEMLEAGCEPDEVACGTMLCTYARWGRHKAMLSFYSAVQERGIIPSIAVFNFMLSSLQKKSLHGKVIDLWREMVDKGVVPNSFTYTVVISSLVKDGLVEESFKTFYEMKNLGFVPEEVTYSLLISLSSKTGNRDEAIKLYEDMRYRRIVPSNYTCASLLTLYYKNGDYSKAVSLFSEMEKNKIVADEVIYGLLIRIYGKLGLYEDAEKTFKETEQLGLLTNEKTYIAMAQVHLNSGNFEKALTIMELMRSRNIWFSRFSYIVLLQCYVMKEDLASAEATFQALSKTGLPDAGSCNDMLNLYIKLDLLEKAKDFIFQIRKDRVEFDMELCKTVMKVYCKKGMLRDAKQLIQEMGTNGLFKDSEFIQTLSMVMHEESGRPDYVDDAVEALNQNNTLALELMLGLYSEVGNACKVEEILKMLLKTAGGLSVASHLISKFIREGDISKAQNLNDQLVKLGRGAEDASIASLITSYGKQHNLKKAIEVFSAIEGCTSGKLIYISMIDAYAKCGKAEEAYHLYEEVTGKGIELGVVSISKVVHALANYGKHQEAENVIRRSFQDGLELDTVAYNTFINAMLGAGRLHFANSIYDRMVSLGVAPSIQTYNTMISVYGRGRKLDKAVEMFNKARCSGVGVSLDEKTYTNLISYYGKAGKSHEASLLFREMQEEGIKPGKVSYNIMINVYATAGLHHEAQELFQAMLRDGCSPDSLTYLALIRAYTQNFKFLEAEETIMSMQNEGVLPSCVHFNQLLSAFAKGGFTEEAERVYHTLLSAGLSPDVACYRTMLRGYLDYGCVEKGITFFEQIRESVEPDQFIMSSAVHFYKLAGKELEAEGILDSMKSLGIPFLKNLEVGSKAKAS, encoded by the exons ATGGCGCTTGCCATTGAACCCCTCAAAACCTCCTTCATCTGCACCACTCCGCCACTTCCCCTTAAACCCTCCAAAAACCTCAAGAGCTGCCAAATTCCCAAGAAACCCAGAAATCTCATTATCCACTGCTCAGTCCACCCAGACCCATGGTCGCTTAGCACAGGGAACCGCCCAAAACCCAtctccaaaaacccaaaaaacccCCTCTCGGACGACAATGCTCGCCGTATAATCAAGGGCAAAGCCCGGTACCTGAGTGTTCTTAGGCGAAATCAGGGCCCTCAAGCCCAGACCCCCAAGTGGATCAAGAGGACGCCGGAGCAGATGGTGCAGTACCTTCAGGATGACCGCAATGGGCACCTCTATGGAAAGCATGTGGTGGCGGCCATCAGGATTGTGCGGAGCCTTGCGGCGAGGCCTGACGGGTCGTATAATATGAGGGAGGTGATGGGGTCGTTTGTGGCGAAGCTCTCGTTTAGAGAGATGTGTGTGGTTTTGAAGGAGCAGAGGGGCTGGAGGCAGGCAAGGGACTTCTTTGGATGGATGAAACTGCAG CTAAGCTACCAACCCAGTGTTATAGTCTACACAATTCTTTTGCGTGTGTATGGACAAGTTGGAAAGATCAAGCTTGCTGAACAGGCTTTCTTGGAGATGCTTGAAGCAGGGTGTGAACCAGATGAAGTTGCTTGTGGTACCATGTTGTGTACATATGCTAGATGGGGTCGCCATAAGGCTATGCTGTCATTTTATTCTGCTGTCCAGGAAAGGGGAATTATACCATCTATTGCAGTTTTCAATTTTATGCTGTCATCTTTGCAGAAAAAATCACTCCATGGAAAGGTCATAGATTTGTGGAGGGAAATGGTGGACAAAGGGGTGGTGCCCAACAGTTTTACTTATACTGTAGTCATTAGCTCACTTGTCAAAGACGGTCTTGTTGAGGAGTCTTTCAAGACTTTCTATGAGATGAAGAATTTAGGTTTTGTGCCCGAGGAGGTAACTTATAGCCTTCTTATTAGTTTAAGTTCCAAAACCGGTAACCGAGATGAAGCAATAAAGCTTTATGAGGACATGAGATACCGCAGAATTGTTCCAAGTAACTACACATGTGCTTCCCTTCTAACCCTTTATTACAAAAATGGGGATTATTCAAAGGCTGTTTCCCTCTTTtcagaaatggaaaaaaataaaattgtagcTGATGAAGTCATTTATGGTTTGCTTATTAGGATATACGGCAAACTTGGTCTTTATGAGGATGCTGAGAAAACTTTCAAAGAGACTGAACAGTTGGGCCTCCTTACCAATGAGAAAACGTATATAGCAATGGCACAAGTTCATCTCAATTCAGGGAACTTTGAGAAAGCTTTAACCATTATGGAGTTGATGAGGTCTAGGAACATTTGGTTCTCCAGATTCTCTTATATAGTTTTGTTGCAGTGTTACGTAATGAAGGAAGATTTGGCATCTGCTGAAGCTACATTTCAGGCTCTCTCCAAGACTGGACTTCCTGATGCTGGTTCTTGTAATGACATGCTTAATTTGTACATCAAACTGGATTTACTTGAGAAGGCCAAGGATTTTATTTTCCAGATAAGGAAAGATCGAGTGGAGTTTGACATGGAGCTTTGCAAGACAGTTATGAAGGTATATTGCAAGAAGGGAATGTTAAGAGATGCCAAGCAGTTGATTCAAGAAATGGGTACAAATGGATTGTTCAAGGATAGTGAATTTATCCAAACCCTTTCTATGGTTATGCATGAAGAATCTGGGAGACCTGATTATGTGGATGATGCTGTTGAGGCCTTGAACCAAAACAATACTTTGGCCCTTGAGCTGATGCTTGGTCTGTATTCGGAAGTTGGCAACGCTTGTAAGGTGgaagagattttgaaaatgttgcTCAAAACTGCTGGTGGTTTATCAGTGGCAAGTCACCTAATTAGCAAATTTATTAGAGAAG gtGATATATCTAAAGCACAAAATCTTAATGATCAATTGGTCAAGCTAGGCCGTGGAGCAGAGGATGCTTCAATTGCTTCTTTGATTACTTCATATGGGAAGCAACACAACCTGAAGAAAGCCATAGAAGTTTTTTCTGCAATAGAAGGCTGTACATCTGGGAAACTCATATATATCTCAATGATTGATGCATATGCCAAATGTGGTAAAGCTGAAGAGGCATACCACCTTTATGAAGAAGTGACTGGGAAAGGGATTGAACTAGGTGTTGTTTCCATCAGCAAAGTTGTGCACGCTTTGGCTAATTATG GCAAACATCAAGAGGCTGAGAATGTAATTCGTAGGAGTTTTCAAGACGGCTTGGAGCTTGATACTGTGGCATACAATACCTTCATCAATGCAATGCTAGGAGCAG GTAGATTGCATTTTGCTAACAGCATCTATGACCGCATGGTTTCCCTCGGAGTTGCTCCATCAATTCAGACATATAACACCATGATCAG TGTGTATGGACGAGGTCGAAAACTGGATAAGGCTGTAGAGATGTTCAACAAGGCTCGCTGCTCAGGTGTAGGTGTATCCCTGGATGAGAAGACATACACCAATCTGATTAGCTATTATGGGAAGGCTG GTAAGAGCCATGAAGCATCCCTTCTTTTTAGAGAAATGCAGGAAGAAGGAATAAAACCTGGCAAG GTCAGCTACAATATTATGATCAACGTATATGCTACTGCAGGACTTCATCATGAAGCACAAGAACTTTTCCAAGCCATGCTAAGAGATGGCTGCTCACCCGACTCCCTCACTTACCTTGCCCTTATTCGAGCTTATACACAGAATTTTAAATTCTTGGAAGCTGAGGAAACCATCATGTCTATGCAAAACGAAGGGGTTCTACCTTCCTGTGTTCATTTCAACCAATTACTCTCTGCTTTTGCTAAAGGAGGTTTCACAGAGGAAGCTGAAAGGGTTTATCATACGCTACTATCTGCTGGTTTAAGTCCAGATGTAGCATGCTATCGGACTATGCTAAGGGGTTACTTGGACTATGGATGTGTGGAGAAAGGCATCACTTTCTTTGAACAAATAAGAGAGTCTGTGGAGCCAGACCAGTTTATTATGAGTTCAGCTGTGCATTTTTACAAGCTTGCAGGCAAGGAATTGGAAGCTGAAGGCATTTTGGATTCCATGAAAAGTCTGGGGATCCCATTCCTGAAAAACCTTGAAGTTGGATCCAAGGCAAAAGCATCCTAG
- the LOC117933591 gene encoding pentatricopeptide repeat-containing protein At5g27270 isoform X3, whose translation MALAIEPLKTSFICTTPPLPLKPSKNLKSCQIPKKPRNLIIHCSVHPDPWSLSTGNRPKPISKNPKNPLSDDNARRIIKGKARYLSVLRRNQGPQAQTPKWIKRTPEQMVQYLQDDRNGHLYGKHVVAAIRIVRSLAARPDGSYNMREVMGSFVAKLSFREMCVVLKEQRGWRQARDFFGWMKLQLSYQPSVIVYTILLRVYGQVGKIKLAEQAFLEMLEAGCEPDEVACGTMLCTYARWGRHKAMLSFYSAVQERGIIPSIAVFNFMLSSLQKKSLHGKVIDLWREMVDKGVVPNSFTYTVVISSLVKDGLVEESFKTFYEMKNLGFVPEEVTYSLLISLSSKTGNRDEAIKLYEDMRYRRIVPSNYTCASLLTLYYKNGDYSKAVSLFSEMEKNKIVADEVIYGLLIRIYGKLGLYEDAEKTFKETEQLGLLTNEKTYIAMAQVHLNSGNFEKALTIMELMRSRNIWFSRFSYIVLLQCYVMKEDLASAEATFQALSKTGLPDAGSCNDMLNLYIKLDLLEKAKDFIFQIRKDRVEFDMELCKTVMKVYCKKGMLRDAKQLIQEMGTNGLFKDSEFIQTLSMVMHEESGRPDYVDDAVEALNQNNTLALELMLGLYSEVGNACKVEEILKMLLKTAGGLSVASHLISKFIREGDISKAQNLNDQLVKLGRGAEDASIASLITSYGKQHNLKKAIEVFSAIEGCTSGKLIYISMIDAYAKCGKAEEAYHLYEEVTGKGIELGVVSISKVVHALANYGKHQEAENVIRRSFQDGLELDTVAYNTFINAMLGAGRLHFANSIYDRMVSLGVAPSIQTYNTMISVYGRGRKLDKAVEMFNKARCSGVGVSLDEKTYTNLISYYGKAGNNFLPF comes from the exons ATGGCGCTTGCCATTGAACCCCTCAAAACCTCCTTCATCTGCACCACTCCGCCACTTCCCCTTAAACCCTCCAAAAACCTCAAGAGCTGCCAAATTCCCAAGAAACCCAGAAATCTCATTATCCACTGCTCAGTCCACCCAGACCCATGGTCGCTTAGCACAGGGAACCGCCCAAAACCCAtctccaaaaacccaaaaaacccCCTCTCGGACGACAATGCTCGCCGTATAATCAAGGGCAAAGCCCGGTACCTGAGTGTTCTTAGGCGAAATCAGGGCCCTCAAGCCCAGACCCCCAAGTGGATCAAGAGGACGCCGGAGCAGATGGTGCAGTACCTTCAGGATGACCGCAATGGGCACCTCTATGGAAAGCATGTGGTGGCGGCCATCAGGATTGTGCGGAGCCTTGCGGCGAGGCCTGACGGGTCGTATAATATGAGGGAGGTGATGGGGTCGTTTGTGGCGAAGCTCTCGTTTAGAGAGATGTGTGTGGTTTTGAAGGAGCAGAGGGGCTGGAGGCAGGCAAGGGACTTCTTTGGATGGATGAAACTGCAG CTAAGCTACCAACCCAGTGTTATAGTCTACACAATTCTTTTGCGTGTGTATGGACAAGTTGGAAAGATCAAGCTTGCTGAACAGGCTTTCTTGGAGATGCTTGAAGCAGGGTGTGAACCAGATGAAGTTGCTTGTGGTACCATGTTGTGTACATATGCTAGATGGGGTCGCCATAAGGCTATGCTGTCATTTTATTCTGCTGTCCAGGAAAGGGGAATTATACCATCTATTGCAGTTTTCAATTTTATGCTGTCATCTTTGCAGAAAAAATCACTCCATGGAAAGGTCATAGATTTGTGGAGGGAAATGGTGGACAAAGGGGTGGTGCCCAACAGTTTTACTTATACTGTAGTCATTAGCTCACTTGTCAAAGACGGTCTTGTTGAGGAGTCTTTCAAGACTTTCTATGAGATGAAGAATTTAGGTTTTGTGCCCGAGGAGGTAACTTATAGCCTTCTTATTAGTTTAAGTTCCAAAACCGGTAACCGAGATGAAGCAATAAAGCTTTATGAGGACATGAGATACCGCAGAATTGTTCCAAGTAACTACACATGTGCTTCCCTTCTAACCCTTTATTACAAAAATGGGGATTATTCAAAGGCTGTTTCCCTCTTTtcagaaatggaaaaaaataaaattgtagcTGATGAAGTCATTTATGGTTTGCTTATTAGGATATACGGCAAACTTGGTCTTTATGAGGATGCTGAGAAAACTTTCAAAGAGACTGAACAGTTGGGCCTCCTTACCAATGAGAAAACGTATATAGCAATGGCACAAGTTCATCTCAATTCAGGGAACTTTGAGAAAGCTTTAACCATTATGGAGTTGATGAGGTCTAGGAACATTTGGTTCTCCAGATTCTCTTATATAGTTTTGTTGCAGTGTTACGTAATGAAGGAAGATTTGGCATCTGCTGAAGCTACATTTCAGGCTCTCTCCAAGACTGGACTTCCTGATGCTGGTTCTTGTAATGACATGCTTAATTTGTACATCAAACTGGATTTACTTGAGAAGGCCAAGGATTTTATTTTCCAGATAAGGAAAGATCGAGTGGAGTTTGACATGGAGCTTTGCAAGACAGTTATGAAGGTATATTGCAAGAAGGGAATGTTAAGAGATGCCAAGCAGTTGATTCAAGAAATGGGTACAAATGGATTGTTCAAGGATAGTGAATTTATCCAAACCCTTTCTATGGTTATGCATGAAGAATCTGGGAGACCTGATTATGTGGATGATGCTGTTGAGGCCTTGAACCAAAACAATACTTTGGCCCTTGAGCTGATGCTTGGTCTGTATTCGGAAGTTGGCAACGCTTGTAAGGTGgaagagattttgaaaatgttgcTCAAAACTGCTGGTGGTTTATCAGTGGCAAGTCACCTAATTAGCAAATTTATTAGAGAAG gtGATATATCTAAAGCACAAAATCTTAATGATCAATTGGTCAAGCTAGGCCGTGGAGCAGAGGATGCTTCAATTGCTTCTTTGATTACTTCATATGGGAAGCAACACAACCTGAAGAAAGCCATAGAAGTTTTTTCTGCAATAGAAGGCTGTACATCTGGGAAACTCATATATATCTCAATGATTGATGCATATGCCAAATGTGGTAAAGCTGAAGAGGCATACCACCTTTATGAAGAAGTGACTGGGAAAGGGATTGAACTAGGTGTTGTTTCCATCAGCAAAGTTGTGCACGCTTTGGCTAATTATG GCAAACATCAAGAGGCTGAGAATGTAATTCGTAGGAGTTTTCAAGACGGCTTGGAGCTTGATACTGTGGCATACAATACCTTCATCAATGCAATGCTAGGAGCAG GTAGATTGCATTTTGCTAACAGCATCTATGACCGCATGGTTTCCCTCGGAGTTGCTCCATCAATTCAGACATATAACACCATGATCAG TGTGTATGGACGAGGTCGAAAACTGGATAAGGCTGTAGAGATGTTCAACAAGGCTCGCTGCTCAGGTGTAGGTGTATCCCTGGATGAGAAGACATACACCAATCTGATTAGCTATTATGGGAAGGCTGGTAATAATTTCCTCCCATTTTAA
- the LOC117933591 gene encoding pentatricopeptide repeat-containing protein At5g27270 isoform X2, with protein sequence MALAIEPLKTSFICTTPPLPLKPSKNLKSCQIPKKPRNLIIHCSVHPDPWSLSTGNRPKPISKNPKNPLSDDNARRIIKGKARYLSVLRRNQGPQAQTPKWIKRTPEQMVQYLQDDRNGHLYGKHVVAAIRIVRSLAARPDGSYNMREVMGSFVAKLSFREMCVVLKEQRGWRQARDFFGWMKLQLSYQPSVIVYTILLRVYGQVGKIKLAEQAFLEMLEAGCEPDEVACGTMLCTYARWGRHKAMLSFYSAVQERGIIPSIAVFNFMLSSLQKKSLHGKVIDLWREMVDKGVVPNSFTYTVVISSLVKDGLVEESFKTFYEMKNLGFVPEEVTYSLLISLSSKTGNRDEAIKLYEDMRYRRIVPSNYTCASLLTLYYKNGDYSKAVSLFSEMEKNKIVADEVIYGLLIRIYGKLGLYEDAEKTFKETEQLGLLTNEKTYIAMAQVHLNSGNFEKALTIMELMRSRNIWFSRFSYIVLLQCYVMKEDLASAEATFQALSKTGLPDAGSCNDMLNLYIKLDLLEKAKDFIFQIRKDRVEFDMELCKTVMKVYCKKGMLRDAKQLIQEMGTNGLFKDSEFIQTLSMVMHEESGRPDYVDDAVEALNQNNTLALELMLGLYSEVGNACKVEEILKMLLKTAGGLSVASHLISKFIREGDISKAQNLNDQLVKLGRGAEDASIASLITSYGKQHNLKKAIEVFSAIEGCTSGKLIYISMIDAYAKCGKAEEAYHLYEEVTGKGIELGVVSISKVVHALANYGKHQEAENVIRRSFQDGLELDTVAYNTFINAMLGAGRLHFANSIYDRMVSLGVAPSIQTYNTMISVYGRGRKLDKAVEMFNKARCSGVGVSLDEKTYTNLISYYGKAGQLQYYDQRICYCRTSS encoded by the exons ATGGCGCTTGCCATTGAACCCCTCAAAACCTCCTTCATCTGCACCACTCCGCCACTTCCCCTTAAACCCTCCAAAAACCTCAAGAGCTGCCAAATTCCCAAGAAACCCAGAAATCTCATTATCCACTGCTCAGTCCACCCAGACCCATGGTCGCTTAGCACAGGGAACCGCCCAAAACCCAtctccaaaaacccaaaaaacccCCTCTCGGACGACAATGCTCGCCGTATAATCAAGGGCAAAGCCCGGTACCTGAGTGTTCTTAGGCGAAATCAGGGCCCTCAAGCCCAGACCCCCAAGTGGATCAAGAGGACGCCGGAGCAGATGGTGCAGTACCTTCAGGATGACCGCAATGGGCACCTCTATGGAAAGCATGTGGTGGCGGCCATCAGGATTGTGCGGAGCCTTGCGGCGAGGCCTGACGGGTCGTATAATATGAGGGAGGTGATGGGGTCGTTTGTGGCGAAGCTCTCGTTTAGAGAGATGTGTGTGGTTTTGAAGGAGCAGAGGGGCTGGAGGCAGGCAAGGGACTTCTTTGGATGGATGAAACTGCAG CTAAGCTACCAACCCAGTGTTATAGTCTACACAATTCTTTTGCGTGTGTATGGACAAGTTGGAAAGATCAAGCTTGCTGAACAGGCTTTCTTGGAGATGCTTGAAGCAGGGTGTGAACCAGATGAAGTTGCTTGTGGTACCATGTTGTGTACATATGCTAGATGGGGTCGCCATAAGGCTATGCTGTCATTTTATTCTGCTGTCCAGGAAAGGGGAATTATACCATCTATTGCAGTTTTCAATTTTATGCTGTCATCTTTGCAGAAAAAATCACTCCATGGAAAGGTCATAGATTTGTGGAGGGAAATGGTGGACAAAGGGGTGGTGCCCAACAGTTTTACTTATACTGTAGTCATTAGCTCACTTGTCAAAGACGGTCTTGTTGAGGAGTCTTTCAAGACTTTCTATGAGATGAAGAATTTAGGTTTTGTGCCCGAGGAGGTAACTTATAGCCTTCTTATTAGTTTAAGTTCCAAAACCGGTAACCGAGATGAAGCAATAAAGCTTTATGAGGACATGAGATACCGCAGAATTGTTCCAAGTAACTACACATGTGCTTCCCTTCTAACCCTTTATTACAAAAATGGGGATTATTCAAAGGCTGTTTCCCTCTTTtcagaaatggaaaaaaataaaattgtagcTGATGAAGTCATTTATGGTTTGCTTATTAGGATATACGGCAAACTTGGTCTTTATGAGGATGCTGAGAAAACTTTCAAAGAGACTGAACAGTTGGGCCTCCTTACCAATGAGAAAACGTATATAGCAATGGCACAAGTTCATCTCAATTCAGGGAACTTTGAGAAAGCTTTAACCATTATGGAGTTGATGAGGTCTAGGAACATTTGGTTCTCCAGATTCTCTTATATAGTTTTGTTGCAGTGTTACGTAATGAAGGAAGATTTGGCATCTGCTGAAGCTACATTTCAGGCTCTCTCCAAGACTGGACTTCCTGATGCTGGTTCTTGTAATGACATGCTTAATTTGTACATCAAACTGGATTTACTTGAGAAGGCCAAGGATTTTATTTTCCAGATAAGGAAAGATCGAGTGGAGTTTGACATGGAGCTTTGCAAGACAGTTATGAAGGTATATTGCAAGAAGGGAATGTTAAGAGATGCCAAGCAGTTGATTCAAGAAATGGGTACAAATGGATTGTTCAAGGATAGTGAATTTATCCAAACCCTTTCTATGGTTATGCATGAAGAATCTGGGAGACCTGATTATGTGGATGATGCTGTTGAGGCCTTGAACCAAAACAATACTTTGGCCCTTGAGCTGATGCTTGGTCTGTATTCGGAAGTTGGCAACGCTTGTAAGGTGgaagagattttgaaaatgttgcTCAAAACTGCTGGTGGTTTATCAGTGGCAAGTCACCTAATTAGCAAATTTATTAGAGAAG gtGATATATCTAAAGCACAAAATCTTAATGATCAATTGGTCAAGCTAGGCCGTGGAGCAGAGGATGCTTCAATTGCTTCTTTGATTACTTCATATGGGAAGCAACACAACCTGAAGAAAGCCATAGAAGTTTTTTCTGCAATAGAAGGCTGTACATCTGGGAAACTCATATATATCTCAATGATTGATGCATATGCCAAATGTGGTAAAGCTGAAGAGGCATACCACCTTTATGAAGAAGTGACTGGGAAAGGGATTGAACTAGGTGTTGTTTCCATCAGCAAAGTTGTGCACGCTTTGGCTAATTATG GCAAACATCAAGAGGCTGAGAATGTAATTCGTAGGAGTTTTCAAGACGGCTTGGAGCTTGATACTGTGGCATACAATACCTTCATCAATGCAATGCTAGGAGCAG GTAGATTGCATTTTGCTAACAGCATCTATGACCGCATGGTTTCCCTCGGAGTTGCTCCATCAATTCAGACATATAACACCATGATCAG TGTGTATGGACGAGGTCGAAAACTGGATAAGGCTGTAGAGATGTTCAACAAGGCTCGCTGCTCAGGTGTAGGTGTATCCCTGGATGAGAAGACATACACCAATCTGATTAGCTATTATGGGAAGGCTG GTCAGCTACAATATTATGATCAACGTATATGCTACTGCAGGACTTCATCATGA